One genomic region from Spirulina subsalsa PCC 9445 encodes:
- a CDS encoding tetratricopeptide repeat protein: MGHSITVNTDNFTSEVVEQSHQKPVLVDFFATWCGPCQVLKPLLEKLVQEYDFILAKVDIDQNPELASQFGVEGVPDVRVVQQGRVFSGFVGAASEGKIRELLAQLNLKSSLELGLKAAKEAIAQGNAPLAKQQYDQLFEQFPDRALVAIEAAKFLLQVNQPEAAQKMLNTIDSSDRDYAQQVQSVRLLIELTTAAQEGGTGELDQKFAQAAQNALSGDYEKALQGFLEIVECDRQYRNDGAKKALLSLFSLLGNQHPLTQKYQQELTLLLF; the protein is encoded by the coding sequence ATGGGTCATTCAATTACAGTTAATACGGACAACTTCACCAGCGAAGTGGTAGAACAATCCCACCAAAAACCCGTACTGGTGGATTTTTTCGCGACGTGGTGCGGGCCTTGCCAAGTGTTAAAACCGCTATTGGAAAAGTTGGTACAAGAATACGACTTTATCTTAGCAAAAGTCGATATTGACCAGAATCCTGAGTTGGCGAGTCAGTTTGGGGTGGAAGGAGTGCCGGATGTGCGAGTGGTGCAACAAGGGCGAGTCTTTTCGGGCTTTGTGGGGGCGGCCTCGGAGGGGAAAATTCGCGAGTTGTTGGCTCAGTTGAATCTCAAGTCTAGCCTAGAGTTGGGGCTAAAAGCCGCTAAAGAGGCGATCGCCCAAGGCAATGCACCCCTAGCGAAACAACAGTATGATCAGCTTTTCGAGCAGTTTCCTGATCGTGCTTTAGTGGCCATCGAGGCGGCTAAATTTCTCCTGCAAGTGAATCAACCCGAAGCCGCCCAAAAAATGTTAAATACCATTGATTCATCAGATCGGGATTATGCCCAGCAAGTCCAGTCTGTGCGCTTGTTGATTGAGTTGACCACAGCCGCCCAAGAGGGGGGAACCGGGGAACTGGATCAAAAGTTTGCCCAAGCGGCTCAGAATGCCCTCTCTGGGGACTATGAGAAGGCTTTACAAGGGTTTCTGGAGATTGTGGAGTGCGATCGCCAATACCGCAACGACGGAGCGAAAAAAGCCCTCTTATCCCTCTTCTCCCTCCTCGGCAATCAACACCCCCTAACCCAAAAATACCAACAAGAATTAACCCTGCTCCTATTCTAA
- a CDS encoding EamA family transporter: MMPSEQPTGKDPTHRPRYTDEALQALTREIEHLRQDISGQLNQDVRWLQSEKSRLIQEIEDLRAQYHHWQSQRQEALSHEQLAQQQLWAKQFAQLLTSELKERLKANPAALAASSAKGDPYANLTHLDSTLSQTFHTLQQDLNSYQSNLSQQLSRMHSMESQGEVILQAFIHQTFQAIQEDLNSYQSTISQQLNRMQHLERQGEAIVQGLVEQLGGLPLKPSPAPSSPQKAPLSPSTPGASIPSTPPPAQQIRIGIFFALLSCLAFGLQNIITRTILFKSTVLGVWEVGGIISPSLGNSILILWLRMMVVVPLVGAIGTNIYQIGAQPFWQDLGQLFSGKKNRLWRNVLGSAFFLFVSQTLAYIAFGNLETGVVTTLILTYPIITIFLSRVFFGDRLTSFTIGMSLVVFLGVIIIAFPFGATINLSYTGVFTALGSGLTLAFCVIFTKLCFKDINPAPFTLIQFFLILIFSGLGSLFFWQIVPDIGFDGALLPHLLIAAILLGLTTLGSYLFQNFGIHWAGAALFSVIANTGPVLTSILAFLLIGEGLNWQEIGGICLITGGVVALAFKRLRES; this comes from the coding sequence ATGATGCCATCGGAACAACCCACCGGGAAAGACCCCACCCATCGCCCCCGTTACACAGACGAGGCACTTCAGGCCTTAACCCGAGAAATTGAGCATCTACGGCAAGATATTAGTGGACAACTCAATCAGGATGTCCGATGGCTACAGAGCGAGAAATCCCGACTCATTCAAGAAATAGAGGATCTCCGCGCTCAATACCACCACTGGCAAAGTCAACGTCAAGAAGCCCTTTCCCATGAACAACTAGCCCAGCAACAACTCTGGGCGAAACAATTTGCTCAACTCCTCACCAGTGAGCTAAAAGAACGGCTCAAAGCCAATCCCGCCGCCCTTGCTGCCTCCTCGGCCAAGGGGGATCCCTACGCCAATCTAACCCATCTCGACAGCACCCTAAGCCAAACCTTCCACACCCTCCAACAGGACTTAAACAGCTATCAAAGCAACCTCTCCCAACAACTCAGTCGGATGCACAGCATGGAGTCTCAGGGGGAAGTGATTCTACAGGCCTTTATTCACCAAACCTTTCAGGCCATCCAAGAAGACTTAAACAGCTATCAAAGCACCATCTCCCAGCAACTCAACCGGATGCAGCACCTAGAACGGCAAGGAGAAGCCATTGTACAGGGTTTAGTCGAGCAATTGGGAGGATTACCCCTAAAACCCTCTCCCGCCCCTTCTAGCCCCCAAAAAGCCCCCCTCTCTCCCTCCACTCCCGGCGCTTCGATTCCCAGCACTCCCCCCCCTGCGCAACAAATCCGGATCGGGATTTTCTTTGCGCTCCTCTCCTGTCTCGCCTTTGGGCTACAAAATATTATTACCCGCACGATTTTGTTTAAAAGTACCGTGTTAGGGGTTTGGGAAGTGGGGGGGATTATTAGCCCTAGTCTGGGCAACTCTATCTTGATTCTCTGGTTACGGATGATGGTGGTAGTGCCGTTGGTGGGGGCAATTGGCACGAATATTTATCAAATTGGCGCTCAACCTTTTTGGCAGGATTTGGGGCAATTGTTTAGCGGCAAGAAAAACCGTCTGTGGCGGAATGTTCTCGGGAGTGCCTTCTTTTTGTTTGTCTCTCAAACCCTTGCTTATATTGCCTTTGGGAATTTAGAAACCGGGGTTGTTACGACCTTGATTCTAACCTACCCCATTATTACTATTTTTTTGTCTCGGGTCTTTTTTGGCGATCGCCTAACCTCGTTCACCATTGGCATGAGCCTAGTGGTATTTTTAGGGGTGATCATCATTGCCTTTCCTTTTGGTGCAACAATTAACCTATCCTACACGGGAGTATTCACCGCCCTAGGTTCTGGCCTCACCCTTGCCTTCTGTGTCATTTTTACCAAGCTTTGCTTTAAAGACATTAATCCCGCTCCTTTCACCTTGATTCAGTTTTTCCTCATTCTGATTTTTTCCGGTTTAGGGAGTCTCTTTTTCTGGCAAATCGTCCCCGACATTGGCTTTGATGGGGCTTTGTTACCCCATTTACTCATTGCGGCAATTCTCCTAGGCCTCACCACCTTGGGCAGTTATTTATTCCAGAATTTCGGCATCCACTGGGCTGGTGCCGCCCTCTTTTCTGTCATTGCCAACACCGGACCCGTTCTCACCTCCATCCTCGCTTTCCTGTTGATTGGAGAGGGTTTGAATTGGCAGGAAATAGGCGGCATTTGTTTGATTACTGGGGGGGTAGTGGCTTTAGCGTTTAAACGTTTGCGGGAAAGCTGA
- a CDS encoding GUN4 domain-containing protein produces MTPQDTPSPEKRDIEALRQQLTSGKTQKQYSAIAQLAQAGDTGLTYLMDYWREQPQITPSPLLGKIHQTLYAAKTPATENFLRNYLPSGLVPLKSDRQVDYQPLAQHLIAQEFLEGDRLSLQKLCEAAGEAAQNRKWLYFSEVDKIPVTDFHTVNTLWLTYSEGKFGYSIQRELWLAQGKDFSKLWDKIGWRKDNNWTRYPNEFIWDLSAPKGHLPLSNQLRGVRTFEAILRHPAWAS; encoded by the coding sequence ATGACACCCCAAGACACTCCCTCCCCAGAAAAACGCGATATTGAGGCATTGCGGCAGCAACTGACCTCTGGGAAGACCCAAAAACAGTACAGCGCGATCGCCCAACTTGCCCAGGCCGGAGATACTGGACTGACCTACTTAATGGACTATTGGCGCGAACAACCCCAAATCACCCCCAGCCCCCTCCTCGGCAAGATTCATCAAACCCTCTACGCCGCCAAAACCCCCGCCACCGAGAATTTTTTGCGTAACTATCTGCCTAGTGGTTTAGTCCCCCTTAAATCCGATCGTCAAGTAGACTATCAGCCCTTAGCCCAACACCTGATAGCCCAAGAATTTCTAGAAGGCGATCGCCTCAGCCTGCAAAAACTCTGTGAAGCCGCCGGAGAAGCCGCCCAAAACCGCAAATGGTTGTACTTCTCCGAAGTTGATAAAATCCCCGTCACCGACTTTCACACCGTCAACACCCTCTGGTTAACCTACTCAGAAGGCAAATTTGGCTACTCCATCCAACGAGAATTATGGTTAGCCCAAGGGAAAGACTTCTCCAAACTCTGGGATAAAATCGGCTGGCGCAAAGACAACAACTGGACCCGCTACCCCAACGAATTTATCTGGGATCTCAGCGCCCCCAAAGGTCACTTACCCCTCTCCAATCAATTACGGGGCGTTCGTACCTTTGAAGCCATCCTCAGACATCCCGCTTGGGCAAGCTAA
- a CDS encoding GAF domain-containing sensor histidine kinase: MNVNTRLFCRLDGLTSHRREQQRLERLRQLGLLTSDIVPIFDEATQTAARFLTAPISTLNLLVKEQLWLKSTVGLSHVGLMSDLANSRRLPLIESFCQYIIDTHQPLVIEDTAQDSLFARSILFQHYGIHSYLGVPLITQDGECIGTLTIMDLQPRSFAEREIEFLHLTARWCMSEYERSQIMPLSPPQAGEDLPETNQGSAGWTTEEYSSDILAITEGVLAETPNLSLNTVDTLKVKLLATLTEELRNPLTSIMGMARVLEQGVYGSLTPKQREYIEIIYRSGQNLLALVEEILGLEVLDEKNRQLQLSAVDIEMICQQAVSNLQSFTEQQQQQIHLTVEPGNRIWLLDKEKVKQGIYYLIFSLLSAAQPGSQIEIHVSRLTGKTFAAPHLQIALWTSHPWLDPEPTLQDNNLNGTSLSQELTSASLLSHNSVPMLRAAITPEEHPQELDLASREGLGLLLCCSLIELHGGSITVQGTPELGYRYLLKLPQLEQKTEN, translated from the coding sequence GTGAACGTAAATACTCGGCTTTTTTGCCGTTTAGATGGTCTAACCTCTCATAGGCGAGAACAACAGCGTTTAGAACGCTTACGTCAATTGGGATTATTGACCAGCGACATTGTTCCTATCTTTGATGAAGCCACCCAAACGGCCGCCCGCTTCCTCACCGCCCCTATCAGTACCCTGAATTTATTGGTGAAAGAGCAACTCTGGCTCAAATCCACCGTAGGGTTATCCCATGTCGGCTTAATGAGTGACTTAGCCAACTCTCGCCGCCTCCCCTTAATCGAATCCTTTTGTCAATATATCATCGACACACACCAGCCTCTGGTGATTGAGGATACCGCTCAAGATAGCCTCTTTGCCCGTAGTATCCTCTTTCAACACTACGGCATTCATAGTTATCTGGGCGTGCCATTAATCACCCAAGACGGCGAATGTATCGGCACTCTAACCATTATGGATCTCCAGCCCCGGTCTTTTGCCGAGCGCGAGATTGAGTTTTTACATCTAACCGCCCGTTGGTGCATGAGTGAGTACGAACGCAGCCAAATAATGCCCCTCAGTCCTCCTCAAGCTGGAGAAGACCTCCCAGAAACGAACCAAGGCAGTGCAGGCTGGACAACCGAAGAATATAGTTCAGATATTTTAGCAATAACCGAAGGAGTGTTAGCAGAAACCCCCAATTTGTCGTTAAATACTGTAGACACTCTGAAAGTCAAGTTATTAGCCACCTTAACCGAAGAATTGCGCAATCCTCTCACCTCAATTATGGGCATGGCGAGGGTATTAGAACAGGGCGTTTATGGCAGCCTGACCCCCAAACAACGGGAGTATATTGAGATTATCTACCGCAGTGGTCAAAATTTATTAGCCCTCGTTGAGGAAATTCTAGGTCTGGAAGTGTTAGACGAGAAAAATCGTCAACTCCAGTTAAGCGCAGTCGATATCGAGATGATCTGTCAACAGGCTGTCTCCAACCTGCAATCCTTCACCGAACAACAACAGCAACAGATTCACCTCACCGTAGAACCGGGGAATCGCATTTGGTTACTGGATAAAGAGAAAGTTAAACAGGGGATTTATTACCTGATCTTTAGTTTACTGAGTGCCGCCCAACCGGGTAGCCAAATTGAAATTCATGTTTCCCGTCTCACTGGGAAAACCTTCGCCGCCCCCCATCTCCAGATAGCCCTCTGGACTTCCCATCCTTGGTTAGATCCTGAACCCACGCTACAGGATAACAACCTGAACGGCACCAGTCTTAGTCAAGAGTTAACCAGTGCGTCGCTGTTAAGCCATAATAGTGTCCCCATGCTGAGGGCAGCCATTACCCCAGAAGAACATCCCCAAGAACTTGACTTAGCCTCACGAGAGGGGTTGGGGTTACTACTCTGTTGTAGCTTGATTGAGTTACATGGGGGCAGTATTACCGTACAGGGTACCCCAGAATTAGGTTATCGTTATCTGCTCAAACTGCCCCAATTGGAACAAAAAACCGAAAACTAG
- the rseP gene encoding RIP metalloprotease RseP, producing the protein MSVLAAIAVLVVLIIVHELGHFASARLQNIHVNRFSIGFGPALLKYRGKVTEYTVCAIPLGGFVGFPDDDPDSDVPPDDPNLLRNRPILDRAIVISAGVIANLIFAYFLLVTQVATFGLPDFDYKPGVVVPEVLTTEVTAAQTAGMKAGDIILKVENETLNASQEAVRLLMNRIQTSPEQPLNLTIQRGEETLALTVTPHRSDDGKGKIGVVLSPNGQITHRHPNSIGEAFAVGGNEFQRLTNLILGGFMQLVSNFGETAGQVASPVKIVEIGANLASSDAGSLFQFGALISINLAIINILPLPALDGGQLAFLLIEGLLGKPLPARIQDGIMQTGFVLLLGLGVFLIIRDTANLAVVQQLFH; encoded by the coding sequence ATGTCCGTTCTGGCCGCGATCGCAGTCTTGGTTGTTTTAATCATCGTCCACGAGTTGGGTCACTTTGCATCAGCCCGTTTACAAAATATTCACGTTAATCGTTTTTCCATTGGTTTTGGCCCCGCCTTACTCAAATATCGGGGTAAAGTCACAGAATACACCGTCTGTGCTATTCCCCTAGGCGGCTTTGTTGGCTTCCCCGACGACGACCCCGACAGCGACGTCCCCCCCGACGACCCCAACCTCCTCCGCAATCGTCCCATCCTAGACCGTGCCATTGTCATCAGTGCTGGGGTGATTGCGAACTTAATTTTTGCCTATTTCCTCCTCGTCACCCAAGTAGCAACCTTTGGCCTACCGGACTTTGACTATAAACCCGGAGTCGTCGTCCCGGAAGTCCTGACCACAGAAGTGACAGCCGCCCAGACCGCAGGCATGAAGGCCGGGGATATTATCCTAAAAGTCGAAAACGAAACCCTCAACGCCTCTCAAGAAGCTGTCCGTTTATTAATGAATCGGATTCAAACCTCCCCAGAACAACCTCTTAATTTAACCATTCAACGGGGAGAAGAAACCTTAGCCTTAACCGTTACCCCCCATCGGTCAGACGATGGCAAAGGAAAAATCGGCGTTGTCCTATCCCCCAACGGTCAAATCACCCACCGTCACCCCAACAGTATTGGGGAAGCCTTTGCCGTTGGTGGCAATGAATTCCAACGTCTGACTAACTTAATTTTAGGCGGGTTTATGCAGTTGGTGAGCAACTTTGGCGAAACCGCAGGTCAAGTGGCCAGTCCGGTTAAAATTGTGGAAATTGGCGCAAATTTAGCCAGTTCTGACGCGGGGAGTTTATTCCAATTTGGCGCACTGATTAGCATTAATTTGGCTATTATTAATATTTTGCCCTTACCTGCTTTAGATGGCGGACAACTGGCCTTTTTATTAATTGAAGGACTCTTAGGGAAACCCTTACCCGCCCGGATTCAGGACGGCATCATGCAAACCGGATTTGTCTTGTTATTAGGCTTGGGCGTGTTTTTAATTATTCGTGACACCGCCAATTTAGCCGTCGTCCAACAATTGTTTCATTGA
- a CDS encoding RNA-guided endonuclease InsQ/TnpB family protein, whose translation MLNLTYNYKIIPTKEQTEKIELNLTVCQSVWNYALAQRKLWYNSRSCQVNACSIRSEYIVAPFEYPNYPTQSANLTQAKKTNDFLKSGNAQAMQQTLRKLDRAFNDMKSKGLGFPRFKRNMKSFNLVSSRIEVNGNKLKMPLLGEVKFVKSRDIPEGFKIKQVQVIKKASGYYVNLAIELDVNIPTPIPHGHALGIDVGIQSMLATSDGLILPRPKFLDKALRKIKLLQRRLRNKNKGSNKWQKLQHRIALLHEAVANRRKDYHFKLAHQLCDGVGMVFVEDINFTAWSRGLFCKQSLDIGLGQFFTILQYVCSQTDTYFAKVNPDYTSQVCPECGTHTGQKELSQRVHSCSECGYTVDRDVPASMIVKQRGLTAVGAPVVKQPSHGVLSGTSV comes from the coding sequence ATGCTTAACCTTACTTACAACTATAAGATAATTCCAACCAAAGAGCAGACAGAGAAGATCGAATTAAATTTAACTGTCTGCCAATCTGTTTGGAACTATGCTTTGGCTCAAAGAAAGCTTTGGTATAACAGTCGTAGTTGTCAGGTCAACGCTTGCTCTATTCGTTCTGAATATATTGTTGCTCCCTTTGAATATCCTAACTACCCTACTCAATCTGCCAATTTAACCCAAGCTAAAAAGACTAACGATTTCCTTAAGTCTGGTAATGCCCAAGCGATGCAGCAAACATTGCGGAAATTGGATCGGGCGTTTAACGACATGAAAAGCAAGGGACTAGGTTTTCCTCGCTTCAAAAGGAACATGAAGTCTTTTAATTTAGTTAGTAGCAGAATTGAAGTCAATGGTAACAAGCTAAAGATGCCTCTATTGGGGGAAGTTAAGTTTGTCAAGTCACGGGATATTCCAGAGGGTTTTAAGATCAAACAAGTTCAAGTAATCAAGAAAGCATCGGGTTACTATGTCAACTTAGCAATTGAGCTTGATGTTAATATCCCAACCCCAATACCTCATGGTCACGCTTTGGGGATTGATGTTGGGATTCAAAGTATGCTGGCAACTTCCGACGGTTTGATTCTTCCTAGACCGAAGTTTTTAGATAAAGCACTGCGTAAGATTAAATTACTACAAAGAAGGCTTAGGAATAAAAACAAAGGTTCTAATAAATGGCAGAAGCTACAGCATCGGATCGCTCTATTACATGAAGCCGTAGCCAACAGAAGAAAGGATTACCATTTCAAGTTAGCCCATCAACTCTGTGATGGAGTCGGGATGGTATTTGTTGAAGATATTAACTTCACAGCTTGGAGTAGAGGACTATTCTGTAAGCAGTCTCTAGATATAGGTTTAGGTCAATTCTTTACTATCTTGCAATATGTTTGCTCTCAAACGGATACATATTTTGCCAAGGTCAATCCAGACTATACCTCTCAAGTTTGTCCTGAATGTGGAACCCATACAGGTCAGAAAGAACTCTCTCAAAGGGTTCACTCTTGCTCTGAATGTGGCTACACCGTGGATCGGGATGTTCCTGCTTCAATGATAGTAAAACAGCGTGGATTAACTGCGGTCGGTGCGCCCGTGGTCAAACAGCCCAGTCATGGCGTTCTGTCGGGGACTTCGGTCTAG
- the cysS gene encoding cysteine--tRNA ligase, whose product MTIRVYNSLTRQMEVFEPIERGIVRMYCCGITVYDYCHLGHGRTCLIWDVVRRYLQWRGYQVQYVQNFTDIDDKILNRAKNEGVSMEEISERFIEAYFEDMEALQVGRADSYPRATHTLNGIQRLITELEQKGFAYASRGDVYYAVRRFEDYGKLSGRKLEDLQAGASGRVETEDPEVSKKRDPFDFALWKGAKPSEPAWESPWGAGRPGWHIECSAMVREGMGETIDLHVGGEDLKFPHHENEIAQSEAVTGKPLARYWLHNGMVKVGGEKMSKSLGNFTTIRDLLARPVHPMAVRLFVLQADYRKPLDFTDEALQAATNGWQTLQDGLLFGYQYGEQLGWRVNGEDIAYRGGNVPVAEVWIERFSDVVDEDFNFAGGLAILFELAKELRKERNLLTHEGKTEVSPQRLEVQWRILVTLAGVLGFKADWGGLETPTGGGLSDGEIEALIAQRQAARRAKNYPEGDRIRDELKTQGVILVDKPGGITTWYRES is encoded by the coding sequence ATGACTATTCGTGTTTACAACAGCTTAACCCGCCAAATGGAAGTATTTGAACCCATCGAACGAGGTATAGTGCGGATGTATTGCTGTGGGATTACGGTTTATGATTACTGCCATTTAGGTCATGGGCGAACTTGTTTAATTTGGGATGTGGTGCGTCGTTACTTGCAGTGGCGGGGTTATCAGGTGCAGTATGTCCAGAATTTTACAGACATTGACGATAAAATCCTCAATCGGGCGAAGAATGAGGGGGTTTCGATGGAGGAGATATCGGAACGCTTCATTGAGGCTTATTTTGAGGATATGGAGGCTTTACAGGTGGGTCGGGCGGATAGTTACCCTCGGGCGACTCATACCCTAAATGGGATTCAGCGCCTGATTACGGAGTTGGAACAAAAGGGGTTCGCCTATGCTTCCCGGGGGGATGTTTATTATGCGGTGCGGCGGTTTGAGGATTATGGGAAGTTGTCGGGTCGCAAGTTAGAGGATTTACAAGCGGGGGCCAGTGGCCGGGTGGAGACGGAAGACCCGGAGGTGTCGAAAAAACGAGATCCCTTTGATTTTGCTTTGTGGAAGGGGGCAAAACCCAGTGAACCGGCTTGGGAGTCTCCCTGGGGGGCGGGTCGTCCGGGGTGGCATATTGAATGTTCGGCAATGGTGCGTGAGGGGATGGGGGAAACGATTGATCTCCATGTGGGGGGGGAGGATTTGAAGTTCCCTCATCATGAGAATGAAATCGCCCAGTCGGAGGCTGTGACGGGGAAACCTTTGGCGCGCTATTGGCTACACAATGGCATGGTCAAGGTGGGGGGGGAGAAGATGTCTAAGTCGTTGGGGAATTTCACGACGATTCGGGATTTGTTGGCGCGTCCGGTGCATCCAATGGCGGTGCGGTTGTTTGTTTTGCAGGCGGACTATCGCAAGCCGTTGGATTTTACGGATGAGGCGTTACAGGCGGCTACGAATGGCTGGCAAACGTTACAGGATGGCTTGCTGTTTGGCTATCAGTATGGGGAACAGTTGGGCTGGCGGGTGAATGGGGAAGATATTGCCTATCGGGGAGGGAATGTCCCAGTGGCGGAGGTTTGGATTGAGCGATTTAGTGATGTGGTGGATGAGGATTTTAATTTTGCGGGGGGATTGGCGATTTTGTTTGAGTTGGCGAAGGAGTTACGCAAGGAACGGAATTTGTTGACTCATGAGGGGAAAACGGAGGTGAGTCCCCAACGGTTAGAGGTGCAATGGCGGATTCTGGTGACGTTGGCGGGGGTATTAGGGTTTAAGGCGGATTGGGGGGGGCTGGAAACTCCGACGGGAGGGGGATTGAGTGATGGGGAAATTGAGGCGTTGATTGCCCAGCGTCAGGCGGCACGACGGGCGAAGAATTATCCGGAGGGCGATCGCATTCGGGATGAGTTGAAGACCCAAGGGGTGATTCTGGTGGATAAACCGGGGGGAATCACAACCTGGTATCGAGAATCCTAA